A window of the Loxodonta africana isolate mLoxAfr1 chromosome 3, mLoxAfr1.hap2, whole genome shotgun sequence genome harbors these coding sequences:
- the LOC100657255 gene encoding olfactory receptor 2Z1-like yields the protein MRKANQSITLDFILVGIFSHSRPHFLLFSLVAFMFTTGLLGNTILIFLIRMDSRLHMPMYFLLSQLSLLDIGFPLVTIPKMVANFLQREGSISFGGCAAQLFFLMLIGVSEGVLLCLMSYDRYVAVCHPLHYPVLMRRQVCLFMVGTSWLSGVLVATIQTSITLHFPFCASHTVDHFFCELPALLKLSCEDTSAYELVLSVSGVLILLLPMSLIATSYGHVLGVILRMPSAEARHKAFTTCSSHITMVGLFYGAAVFMYMVPGTYHSPHQDNMVSLFYSLITPTLNPLIYSLRNREVQMALVKVLGKAGFKPKR from the coding sequence ATGAGGAAAGCAAATCAGTCAATAACCTTAGACTTCATTCTTGTGGGGATCTTCAGCCACTCAAGGCCACACTTTCTCCTCTTTTCCCTCGTGGCCTTCATGTTCACCACGGGCCTGCTGGGTAACACCATCCTGATCTTCTTGATCCGCATGGACTCCCggctccacatgcccatgtactttcTGCTCAGCCAACTCTCCCTGTTGGACATTGGTTTTCCCCTAGTCACCATCCCCAAGATGGTGGCCAACTTCCTGCAGAGAGAAGGATCCATATCCTTTGGGGGTTGTGCAGCTCAGCTGTTCTTCCTAATGCTGATAGGAGTCTCCGAGGGTGTCCTGCTGTGCctcatgtcctatgaccgctatgttgcTGTGTGCCACCCCCTGCATTACCCTGTGCTAATGAGACGCCAGGTGTGCTTGTTCATGGTGGGCACCTCCTGGCTGTCAGGTGTGCTTGTTGCCACCATCCAGACCTCTATTACCTTACACTTCCCCTTCTGTGCCTCCCACACTGTggaccactttttctgtgaactaCCTGCCCTGCTGAAACTCTCCTGTGAAGACACCTCTGCCTATGAGTTGGTGCTCTCTGTCTCAGGGGTGCTGATCTTGCTACTGCCCATGTCGCTCATTGCCACCTCCTATGGCCATGTGTTGGGGGTCATTCTCCGCATGCCCTCAGCAGAGGCCAGACACAAGGCCTTTACCACCTGCTCTTCGCACATCACTATGGTCGGGCTTTTTTATGGGGCGGCCGTGTTCATGTATATGGTGCCAGGCACGTACCACAGCCCACATCAGGACAACATGGTCTCTCTTTTCTACAGTCTCATCACGCCCACACTCAACCCCCTCATCTACAGCTTGAGGAACCGAGAAGTACAAATGGCTTTGGTCAAGGTCCTTGGCAAAGCTGGCTTCAAGCCAAAGAGATGA